The genomic DNA CCGGTTCTCGATCCAGATCTTCGCGCCGAGCAGGCCGATCATGCCGTAGAGGATCACCGTGATGCCGCCGAGCACCCCGTTGGGGGTGGCCGCGACCAGCGCGCCGAACTTGGGGCACAGCCCGAAGAGGATCGCGATGACGGCCGCGATGTAGTAGGCCGCCGTGGAGTAGACCCTCGTGGCGGCCATGACCCCGATGTTCTCGGCGTAGGTGGTGGTCGGAGAGCCGCCGAAGGCACTGGCGACCGCGGTGGCGGCGCCGTCGCCGATGATCGCCCGGCCCAGGTAGGGGTCGACGTCGGTGCCGGTCATCTCACCGACCGCCTTGACATGGCCCACGTTCTCCGCGATCAGCGCGATCAGCGCCGGAAGCACCAGCAGCACCGCGGAGAACCTGATGTCGGGCAGGTGCATGTCGGGCAGGCCGATCCAGTCCGCCTCCGCCACACCGGCGAAACTCACCCGCGGATGCGTGTCGACCGCCCCGGTCGCGGCGTTGTAGGCGGTGATGTCCCCGAAGACCCGGTCGGCCGCCCAGGACAGGGCGAACCCGATGACCAGCCCCAGCAGGATGCCGATCCGGCCGACGAACCCCTTGAACAGCACGATGATCAGAAAGGTGACGACCATGGTGATCAGGGCGATCCACTGGTCACTGGGCCAGTAGACGTCGGCGACCACGTAGGCCAGGCCGAACCCGATCAGCATGACGACCGCACCGGTGACGACGGGCGGGAACACCCGGTTGATGACCTGCACCCCGAGATAGTGGATCGCCACGCCCACCAGGGCGAGCACCAGGCCGACGACGAGGATCGCCCCGGTGACGATCGCGTCCGCCGCGGGCGTGTCGCCGCCGAAGATCGCCCGGATGGCCAGCACCCCGCCCACGAACGAGGCGCTCGTCCCGAGGTAGCTGGGGATCCTCCCCTTCACGATGAGCAGGAACATGATCGTCGCGATGCCGGAGAACATGATGGCGACGTTCGGGCTCAGCCCCATGACCAGCGGGAAGACGAAGGTCGCACCGAACATGGCGATGACGTGCTGCGCGCCGAACCCGACCATGCGCGGCCACGACAGCCGCTCGTCCGGTCTGACCACCTCCCCTGGAGCCAGGGTCCTGCCGTCGCCGTGCCTGGTCCAACCTGCAACCATCAAGCCCCACCTTTCACCGGGCCGTCGGTCGGTGGCCACCCCCGCAGGCATGCCTCCGGCGAATCCCCATGCTGTCGTTGCGGGCACATTAGGCCCGCGGCTCTGCCCTTACACTGTCATGATCTGCCAAAACTGATCCCCTGACCAGGGGTCGACTCGCGCACAGTGTGATCGACGGCGAGGTGAGACGGGGTCAGGCCCGGGTGCCGACGACCCGGATCTCGAAGCCGTCGCCGGCGACGACCTGCCCGGCGCGGATCTTGCAGGTCTTGCGGAGCTCGATCTCGCCGTCCACCATGACGTTCCCCTCCGCGATGAAGTGCTTGGCCTGACCGCCGGTGTCGGTGACGGCACAGTACTTCAGCAGGTCGCACAGCGGGATGTAGTCGGTCTCCAGCTCAAAGGTCTCGTTCACGGTCCACGAGTTTAGATGCCGCGCATCCGCAGGACGTGCAGGGCGAGGGTGAGATTCAGCCGCAGGTGGGCGTCCTCGGTGAAGTTGCCGAGCATCCGTTCCAGCTTGCCGATGCGGTAGCGCAGCGTGTTGTAGTGGAAGTGCAGCCGGCGGGCCGTCTCGGCGACGTTGAGGTTGGTGTCGAGCAGCACCTGCAGGGTCTGGCGGAGGTCGGCGTTCTCGGCGTCGTCGTCGGCGGCCAGCGGGCCGAGGGCCTCGCGGACGAAGGCGTGCAGTTCGGCGGTGTCGTCGACCAGGGACAGCAGGCGGTAGACGCCGAGCTGGTCGAAGTGGGCGACCGCGGCGGGGCCGTGGAGCTGACGGCCGACCTTGGCCGCCTTCACCGCCTGGCCGTACGCCTCGGGAAGGGCGTCGGCTCCGGCGGCGGTACGGCTGGCCCCGGTGGAGAAGGTCGCGGACAGTCCCTCGGCGAAGGCCGCGGCGGCGTCCTTGGCCAGGCGGACGGTGTCGACGGCCGCGTCCACGACGGTGACGACCTCGTGGGAGAAGCCGGCCACCGCACCGCGCGGGTCGTGCCGGCGCATCGCGGCGGTCCAGGAGGTGACCAGGCGGTCCTGGGCGACGCGCTCATCCCGCTCCGGGTCGAGCTGGGCCACCAGCACGGTGACCGGACGCTCCAGATCCCAGCCGAAGGCCCTGGCCCGCGAGGTGACCCGCTCGGCGCCCCCGGCCCGGCCGGCGAGCACGTCGCGCAGGAAGTCGGCGCGGTATTTGCTCTCGACCGCGTTGACGGCCTCCTGCCTGGTCACCACGAGCGCGGCGACGGTGGCGGCACGTTCCAGGATTCCCACGTCGCTGTCCGAGACCGACCCGACAGGACCGCGGGCGAGGATCCGGCCGTGGTGGTGGCCGCCCGCGACGACCGAGACCGAGGTGTGGTCCCCGTCGGGGACGTCGCACAGCACCGCCAGGTGATCGGCGGGCCCGGCGGAGGCCAGCACCTGGCCCGTCCCGTCCAGCACCGCCACGGCCACGTCGAGCAGCCCGGCCACCTCGGCCGCCACCTCGCGCAGCCCGCCTCCGGCCAGCACGACCTGGACCAGCGCCCGGTGTGCCTCCTCGGCTCGGGCCAGCACAGCGGCCTGCCGGTTGAGGACGTCGGTGAGCACCTGGTTGAGGATGTCGTCGAAACCGACGTCGTCAGGGAGTTGGATCAGCGGGAAGCCCAGCCGGTCGGCCTGCTCCACCATTTCCTCGGGTAGCCGGTCCACGTAACGGCCGAGCTTGATGGCCAGCGCGGCCAGGCCGCGTTCGTCGAGGTCGGCCACCAGCCGGTCGAGCGACTGGGGGGTGTTGCGCAGCGGGTAACCGGTGGTGAGCAGCAGTTCGTGCGGCTTCACCCAGGCGAGGACGTCGGGAACCTCCATGACGTTGAGCCGCTGCACGATCCTGCCCAGGCCCCGCTCCCCCGCGAGCAGCCGGGCCCCTGCCAGGGTCGAGACTCCGAGGACCTCGCTGACGGCGATGCCGTGAATGATCGTGCCGGTGCTTGCCAGACGCACGGGAGGTTCCATGCTGCGATTGTGACCGATGAAGACGTCTGTCAGGAAGAGCCAACCTTTGGGCCGACTGTTGGCACCTTTCTCCGTACGGCGTTGATCGGAGACCGTTCTACGGTCGGCTTCAATGGATCAATGGATGGGGGAATCCGTGATCGAGATCAGCGAGTGGACCGGCGGTCGCCGCACCGCCACGGGGCCGCCCGGGGGGACCGGATGACCGTTGCGACGCGCCCGGGGGCCCGGCGGGCCCATGCGCGGACAGACGCGACCGGCGCGGCCAGCACGGCCCTGCGCCAGGTGCTGGAGTCTCCCCGCCGCCCCGCGAGGGTGCTGGCGGCCTTCCCTTCCGGGATCTATCTGGAGGTCCGTACGGAGCTGGAACCGCACGTGGTCGCGGTGGTGACGGGGAGCGCCACCAGACTGCCCAACGCGATGGTGGTCACCGGTCCGATACCGCGGGCCGCCGTCGGGGACGAGGCGCATGTGGGCGACGGATCGATCGAGGTCGGGCGGCTCAGCCTGCGGGCGGGCCGCTGGTGGAATCCCGCCCCGGTGCTCGGTCCGGTGGATCCGGTACGGCTGGCGGCCGCGCTGCCCGTGATGACGGAGCTGTGCGACCGGTCGGCGCGGCGTCCGGGGCTGGAGGGTCACGGCGCCGCCGGGCTGCTGGCCGAGGGCTGCGCGCAGGCGTCCCTGGTGCGAGGCGTGATGGCCGCCGAGCAGCTCGTCGGGCTGGGGCCGGGACTCACTCCCAGCGGTGACGACATGCTCGCCGGGCTGCTGGTGGCGTTGCGGCACCTGGGTACGGCGGCGGGGGCGCCACGGGCCGGCTGGCTGGCCGGCTGGCTGGCCGCCGCGGTCACCTTCGACGCGCGCGGCCGGACCACTCCCATCTCCGCGACGCTGTTGCACTGCGCGGCCCGGGGCGAGGCCAGCGGTGAGGTGCTGGCCGTACTGCGGGGTCTGGCGGGACGGCAGGCGCTGGAGCCGGCGCTGCACCGGCTGCTCCAGCTCGGCCACACGTCGGGGGCGGACCTCGCCTGGGGGATGCGCATCGGCCTCGCCGCCGTCGTCACCCTGGGGGGCGGGGCCGGTGAGCGCTGACCTGGTCCGGATCCGCACGGGGGTGTACCACGACTCGGTGAGCCTGATGAGGGTCAGCCAGGCCGTCACCGCGCTGCCCGGTGTGGAGGTCGCGATGGTGGCGATGGCCACCGAGCTCAACCTCGGGATGGCCGCCGAACTGGGCTTCGATCTCCCCGAGGCGGGCCCGGCCGACCTGCTGATCGCCCTGCGGAGTGGTGCGGCGGACACGCTGGAGACGGCCGCCGCCGAGCTGGACCGGCTGCTGGCCGCCCTCACCGGCGCCGCGGCGGGGCCCGCGGCAGCCGCGCACCCGCCGCGCACCGTGCGCGCCGCCGCGCGCGATCACGCCTGCACGCTGGCCCTGGTCTCGGTGCCGGGACCGTACGCGTTCGCCGAGGCGATGGACGCGATCGAGGCCGGTCTGTCGGTGATGGTCTTCAGTGACAACGTGCCGGTCGAGCAGGAGGTGCTGCTCAAGAGGCGTGCCGATGAGCTGGACGTGCTGGTCATGGGGCCCGACTGCGGCACCTCGGTGATCGGCGGGGCGGGTCTCGGCTTCGCGAACGTGCTCCGGCCGGGTCCGGTCGGGGTG from Streptosporangium sp. NBC_01756 includes the following:
- a CDS encoding PucR family transcriptional regulator, whose product is MEPPVRLASTGTIIHGIAVSEVLGVSTLAGARLLAGERGLGRIVQRLNVMEVPDVLAWVKPHELLLTTGYPLRNTPQSLDRLVADLDERGLAALAIKLGRYVDRLPEEMVEQADRLGFPLIQLPDDVGFDDILNQVLTDVLNRQAAVLARAEEAHRALVQVVLAGGGLREVAAEVAGLLDVAVAVLDGTGQVLASAGPADHLAVLCDVPDGDHTSVSVVAGGHHHGRILARGPVGSVSDSDVGILERAATVAALVVTRQEAVNAVESKYRADFLRDVLAGRAGGAERVTSRARAFGWDLERPVTVLVAQLDPERDERVAQDRLVTSWTAAMRRHDPRGAVAGFSHEVVTVVDAAVDTVRLAKDAAAAFAEGLSATFSTGASRTAAGADALPEAYGQAVKAAKVGRQLHGPAAVAHFDQLGVYRLLSLVDDTAELHAFVREALGPLAADDDAENADLRQTLQVLLDTNLNVAETARRLHFHYNTLRYRIGKLERMLGNFTEDAHLRLNLTLALHVLRMRGI
- a CDS encoding uracil-xanthine permease family protein, translated to MVAGWTRHGDGRTLAPGEVVRPDERLSWPRMVGFGAQHVIAMFGATFVFPLVMGLSPNVAIMFSGIATIMFLLIVKGRIPSYLGTSASFVGGVLAIRAIFGGDTPAADAIVTGAILVVGLVLALVGVAIHYLGVQVINRVFPPVVTGAVVMLIGFGLAYVVADVYWPSDQWIALITMVVTFLIIVLFKGFVGRIGILLGLVIGFALSWAADRVFGDITAYNAATGAVDTHPRVSFAGVAEADWIGLPDMHLPDIRFSAVLLVLPALIALIAENVGHVKAVGEMTGTDVDPYLGRAIIGDGAATAVASAFGGSPTTTYAENIGVMAATRVYSTAAYYIAAVIAILFGLCPKFGALVAATPNGVLGGITVILYGMIGLLGAKIWIENRVDFSNPINMIPIGAGIILAIGPVRHMIGSEFTLEGIALGTIVVVGGYHLLRALSGRAGTTELAGSGSGPGDGGEHRGEHRGEASG
- a CDS encoding DUF2877 domain-containing protein, whose translation is MTVATRPGARRAHARTDATGAASTALRQVLESPRRPARVLAAFPSGIYLEVRTELEPHVVAVVTGSATRLPNAMVVTGPIPRAAVGDEAHVGDGSIEVGRLSLRAGRWWNPAPVLGPVDPVRLAAALPVMTELCDRSARRPGLEGHGAAGLLAEGCAQASLVRGVMAAEQLVGLGPGLTPSGDDMLAGLLVALRHLGTAAGAPRAGWLAGWLAAAVTFDARGRTTPISATLLHCAARGEASGEVLAVLRGLAGRQALEPALHRLLQLGHTSGADLAWGMRIGLAAVVTLGGGAGER
- a CDS encoding RNA-binding S4 domain-containing protein, which encodes MNETFELETDYIPLCDLLKYCAVTDTGGQAKHFIAEGNVMVDGEIELRKTCKIRAGQVVAGDGFEIRVVGTRA